In Parasphingorhabdus halotolerans, a single window of DNA contains:
- the ligA gene encoding NAD-dependent DNA ligase LigA, whose translation MAKADFIGLNQRLMDEGKADAEARNIPFDPNKIRQFANPRNAAAGSLRQKDAQVTARRPLKFWAHGWGVSSDIPGATAYDVMEAMKSWGVPVSPMVKRFETLDEILAHYRLIEAERADLPYDIDGVVYKVDRLDYQQRLGFVAKAPRWALAHKFPAEQAQTTLESIDIQVGRTGKLTPVGRLKPVTVGGVVVSNVTLHNRDEIERLGVRPGDRVVIQRAGDVIPQVVKNLTRDENRAPYHFPDHCPECHSEAVAEEGEVDVRCTGGLICPAQRFQRLVHFVSRAALDIAGLGEKSIAEFIEAGFIESPADIFRLHQHRDEILARGGWQEKSVDNLLAAVENKRSADAARFLFGLGIRHIGAVTARDLLKNFTTLQKLAEVGKAVRESEAVREEITAIDGVGPTVAQALADFFHEPHNVKVWDDLLNEVSPPDYIVETKDSAVAGKTVVFTGKLETMSRDEAKAQAEALGAKASGSVSSKTDLLVAGPGAGSKMKKAAELGIEVIDEAAWAEIVKAAG comes from the coding sequence ATGGCTAAGGCTGATTTTATCGGCCTGAACCAGCGCCTGATGGACGAGGGGAAGGCAGATGCCGAGGCCAGGAACATTCCCTTTGACCCCAATAAAATCCGCCAGTTTGCCAATCCCCGCAATGCCGCCGCCGGCTCGCTGCGCCAGAAGGATGCGCAGGTTACGGCCAGGCGTCCGCTGAAATTCTGGGCGCATGGCTGGGGCGTTTCGAGCGATATTCCGGGCGCGACGGCTTATGACGTTATGGAGGCGATGAAAAGCTGGGGCGTGCCGGTTTCGCCGATGGTGAAACGCTTTGAAACGCTGGATGAAATCCTTGCGCATTACCGGCTTATCGAGGCGGAGCGGGCCGATTTACCTTATGATATTGATGGCGTGGTTTATAAGGTGGACCGGCTGGATTATCAGCAGCGGCTCGGTTTTGTGGCAAAGGCTCCGCGCTGGGCATTGGCGCATAAATTTCCCGCTGAACAAGCACAGACGACGCTGGAGAGCATTGACATTCAGGTCGGCCGGACAGGCAAGCTGACGCCGGTGGGTCGCCTGAAACCAGTTACAGTGGGCGGCGTGGTTGTGTCCAATGTCACCCTCCATAACCGCGACGAAATCGAGCGGCTAGGCGTGCGTCCCGGCGACCGTGTTGTGATCCAGCGGGCAGGGGATGTCATCCCGCAGGTGGTCAAAAACCTGACCCGCGATGAAAACCGCGCCCCTTATCATTTTCCCGATCATTGTCCGGAATGTCATAGCGAAGCCGTGGCCGAAGAAGGCGAGGTTGATGTGCGCTGCACCGGCGGGCTGATCTGCCCGGCCCAGCGGTTTCAGCGGCTTGTACATTTTGTATCGCGCGCGGCGCTGGACATTGCCGGGCTGGGCGAAAAGAGCATTGCGGAATTTATCGAGGCTGGTTTTATCGAAAGTCCTGCCGATATTTTCCGTCTGCACCAGCACCGCGATGAAATATTGGCGCGCGGGGGGTGGCAGGAAAAGTCTGTGGATAATCTGTTGGCGGCTGTGGAAAACAAACGCTCGGCAGATGCGGCGCGATTCCTGTTCGGACTTGGTATCCGTCATATCGGCGCGGTCACTGCGCGGGATTTGCTCAAGAATTTCACAACTTTGCAGAAACTGGCAGAGGTCGGCAAAGCGGTTCGTGAGAGTGAAGCGGTGCGCGAGGAAATTACCGCAATTGACGGCGTCGGGCCGACTGTTGCACAAGCTTTGGCCGATTTTTTCCACGAACCTCACAATGTCAAAGTATGGGACGATCTCCTCAACGAAGTATCGCCGCCCGACTATATCGTCGAAACCAAGGACAGCGCAGTGGCCGGGAAAACTGTCGTGTTCACCGGCAAGCTGGAAACCATGAGCCGCGATGAAGCCAAAGCGCAGGCCGAGGCCTTGGGCGCGAAAGC
- a CDS encoding endonuclease domain-containing protein: MTLLDRAREMRKNPTEPEKRFWRHLSNSQLEGHKFRRQAVIQYYIADFVCPHKRLIIEVDGDTHDSDADFKRDERLKEQGYRTVRFSNIDVMDNIDGVLTALLKALSQSPDRWRKTTPKPSFEKEEIQ, translated from the coding sequence ATGACCTTGTTGGACCGTGCCCGGGAAATGCGGAAAAATCCTACGGAGCCTGAAAAGCGGTTTTGGAGGCATCTTTCAAATTCGCAATTGGAAGGGCATAAATTTCGGCGGCAGGCGGTGATCCAATATTACATTGCCGATTTCGTATGTCCGCATAAAAGACTGATCATCGAGGTCGATGGTGACACGCATGATAGCGATGCGGATTTCAAAAGAGATGAGCGGTTGAAAGAGCAGGGTTATCGGACCGTTCGGTTTTCCAATATTGATGTGATGGATAATATTGACGGGGTTTTGACGGCTTTGCTTAAGGCGCTTTCTCAATCCCCGGATCGTTGGCGCAAAACCACCCCCAAACCCTCTTTTGAAAAGGAGGAGATTCAGTGA
- a CDS encoding putative quinol monooxygenase produces MIGRREMLAWMGAATLSGCMTMRGAEVMEEILAYGIIGQMKVAAGKRDELIAILAAGTRDMPGNISYTISKDQSDENAIWITEYWESKEAHAASLQLVSVQAAIGKGRPMIEGFGHRFEVTPVAGL; encoded by the coding sequence ATGATTGGTCGGAGGGAAATGCTGGCGTGGATGGGCGCAGCGACGCTATCCGGTTGTATGACAATGCGAGGAGCAGAGGTGATGGAAGAAATATTAGCCTACGGCATTATCGGCCAGATGAAGGTCGCGGCGGGCAAGCGCGATGAACTGATCGCGATACTGGCCGCAGGAACCCGCGATATGCCGGGGAATATCAGCTACACGATCTCGAAGGACCAGAGCGATGAAAACGCGATCTGGATCACCGAATATTGGGAGTCTAAAGAGGCTCACGCGGCATCTCTGCAGCTTGTGTCGGTACAAGCGGCGATTGGTAAGGGAAGGCCGATGATAGAAGGCTTTGGTCACCGGTTTGAAGTAACGCCGGTTGCGGGGCTTTGA
- the recN gene encoding DNA repair protein RecN: MLQSLSIRDIVLIEALDLDFGAGLSVLTGETGAGKSILLDSMGLALGNRADSGLVRQGMEKAQVTATFDAPDPASKLAVYLADNDIEIEPGEPLIIKRSVKADGGSRAFINDQPCSAALLREAGNRLIEIHGQHDDRGLINPRGHRALLDTYAGSDPAKVRQAFEGWQSAKVALEQAIADQEAAEQDREFLEHSVAELSKFAPQPGEEQELALERATMMKGEKLTGDLEAIRAAFDGSNGGLASLRAAARRLDRIGEDHPLLAEALGALDRAVIEAGEAEELLNKAADALMFDPQRLDDMETRLFELRALARKHRVEPETLAKLLTDMETRLAAISDGGRSLKTLEAGLAEAKSSYIAAAEMLRLKRQKAAKALDKAVAGELKPLKLDAARFETLIEPLDELRWGGNGMDRIEFLISTNPGAPLAPLGKIASGGELSRFILALKVALAEEGGAGTIIFDEVDRGVGGAVAAAIGERLAKLSKAAQLLVVTHSPQVASKGDAHFLINKSIAGTVSRTDVAALDGEGRRQEIARMLSGADVTDEARAQADRLLEGV; the protein is encoded by the coding sequence GTGCTGCAGTCTTTATCCATCCGCGACATTGTGCTGATTGAAGCTCTCGACCTTGATTTCGGGGCGGGCCTCTCTGTGCTGACTGGCGAAACTGGCGCGGGTAAATCTATCCTACTGGACTCGATGGGGCTGGCGCTTGGCAACCGCGCCGATAGCGGGCTTGTGCGGCAAGGAATGGAAAAGGCGCAAGTAACCGCGACTTTTGATGCCCCTGATCCGGCAAGTAAATTGGCGGTATATCTTGCTGATAATGATATTGAAATCGAACCCGGCGAGCCACTGATTATTAAACGCTCGGTCAAGGCCGATGGCGGCAGCCGCGCATTTATCAACGATCAGCCTTGCTCTGCGGCGTTGCTGCGGGAAGCGGGTAACCGGCTGATTGAAATTCACGGCCAGCATGACGACCGCGGCCTCATAAACCCGCGCGGACACCGGGCTTTGCTGGATACGTATGCCGGCTCTGATCCTGCTAAAGTGCGTCAGGCGTTTGAAGGCTGGCAGTCAGCCAAAGTCGCGTTGGAGCAGGCAATTGCCGATCAGGAAGCAGCCGAACAGGACCGCGAGTTTCTGGAGCATAGCGTTGCGGAGTTGAGTAAATTCGCACCGCAACCGGGCGAAGAGCAGGAATTGGCTCTGGAACGCGCTACGATGATGAAGGGTGAAAAGCTCACCGGTGATCTGGAAGCAATCCGGGCTGCTTTTGATGGCTCCAATGGCGGGCTAGCCAGCTTGCGTGCCGCAGCGCGGCGGCTTGACCGGATTGGTGAGGATCATCCGTTACTGGCAGAGGCTTTGGGCGCGCTTGATCGCGCTGTTATAGAAGCCGGTGAAGCCGAAGAACTGCTAAATAAAGCGGCTGATGCCCTGATGTTCGATCCGCAGCGATTGGATGATATGGAGACGCGGTTATTTGAATTGCGCGCTCTGGCCCGTAAGCACCGGGTTGAGCCGGAAACACTGGCGAAATTGCTGACCGATATGGAAACGCGGCTTGCGGCGATCAGTGATGGCGGGCGTTCATTGAAAACCTTGGAGGCTGGATTAGCGGAAGCCAAAAGCTCCTATATTGCGGCGGCCGAAATGCTGCGCCTGAAGCGTCAGAAAGCGGCGAAGGCGCTTGATAAAGCCGTCGCGGGCGAGCTGAAACCGCTGAAACTGGATGCGGCGCGGTTTGAGACTTTAATCGAGCCTCTGGACGAGCTTCGCTGGGGCGGAAACGGGATGGACCGGATCGAATTTCTGATTTCAACCAACCCCGGCGCACCGCTTGCACCGCTTGGTAAAATTGCGTCCGGCGGAGAGCTTTCGCGGTTCATATTAGCGTTAAAAGTAGCACTGGCGGAAGAAGGCGGCGCAGGAACGATCATCTTTGACGAGGTTGATCGCGGTGTCGGCGGCGCTGTCGCAGCAGCGATTGGTGAACGGCTGGCAAAGCTGTCCAAGGCGGCGCAGCTTCTGGTTGTCACCCACTCCCCGCAAGTGGCATCCAAAGGCGATGCGCATTTCCTGATTAACAAATCGATTGCGGGCACAGTATCCCGCACTGATGTCGCGGCTCTTGACGGGGAAGGCCGGCGGCAGGAAATTGCGCGGATGTTGTCGGGTGCGGATGTGACGGATGAGGCCAGGGCGCAGGCGGACCGGTTGCTGGAGGGGGTTTAA